Proteins encoded together in one Carya illinoinensis cultivar Pawnee chromosome 3, C.illinoinensisPawnee_v1, whole genome shotgun sequence window:
- the LOC122304333 gene encoding uncharacterized protein LOC122304333 — protein sequence MDDPNEVIRDRLLWDDGMEDVLINFLYDDSIAGRIRGGKISHNDHVRLAERLSDYETKKFNSEQVKGKIARLKRRQREFTDLMRQTGLGWDPNRKASVASEEHWTNAIR from the exons ATGGATGACCCGAATGAAGTGATACGTGATCGGCTATTGTGGGATGATGGGATGGAGGATGTCctcattaatttcttgtacGATGATTCTATTGCCGGAAGAATTCGGGGTGGGAAGATCAGCCACAACGACCATGTTCGGCTTGCTGAACGATTGTCCGATTATGAGACGAAGAAGTTTAACTCTGAGCAAGTCAAAGGAAAAATTGCTCGCCTGAAAAGAAGGCAGAGAGAATTCACAGATCTAATGAGGCAAACAGGGTTGGGTTGGGATCCAAATAGGAAGGCTTCAGTGGCTAGCGAGGAACACTGGACAAACGCAATCAG gtGA